A stretch of the Panicum virgatum strain AP13 chromosome 9N, P.virgatum_v5, whole genome shotgun sequence genome encodes the following:
- the LOC120693313 gene encoding uncharacterized protein LOC120693313 — MPDLVWEHGQKIRGGFKCKYCREEKSGGGATRFKEHLAHRGKYVKDCPSVPAEVKAFFSEQLDRNKARAKARAREKLLRDQSARGPHIDLEKEEGQGLDEDAELQAALHQSRQEYEFMQQAGPRYDRGGGSGGGVGGSGGPLPSMFRRSQSQVPERVRDYHLGLSSGPRQQRIDTGPWTVKGRTSRELLGRAWAKACHAVGIPGRKVDDPYFKAAIVETQKQGVGIKIPSGREIDGKYLDENVKEIEKEIEKWKNEWDECGVTIMCDSWTGPMRNSVINFLVYSGGTMYFLKSINASDKIQNHQYLLKEIRAVVMKVEPHNVIQLVTDNGSNYKKACKIICHEFPTIAWQPCLAHTINLMLKDIGKWPEHDACIRSAQRICSWL, encoded by the exons ATGCCAGACCTAGTGTGGGAGCATGGCCAAAAGATCAGGGGTGGTTTCAAATGCAAGTATTGCAGGGAGGAGAAGAGTGGGGGAGGAGCAACAAGGTTCAAAGAGCATTTGGCACATAGGGGGAAATATGTGAAGGACTGCCCTTCGGTTCCAGCCGAAGTTAAGGCCTTCTTTAGTGAGCAGTTGGACAGGAACAAGGCTAGAGCTAAAGCAAGGGCCCGAGAAAAGCTGCTGAGGGACCAATCTGCAAGGGGGCCGCACATTGATCTAGAGAAAGAGGAAGGCCAGGGGCTCGACGAGGATGCAGAACTACAAGCGGCCTTACACCAGTCCCGCCAAGAGTATGAATTTATGCAGCAAGCTGGGCCACGATATGATAGGGGTGGCGGATCGG GTGGTGGTGTTGGAGGCAGTGGTGGACCGCTGCCTTCGATGTTCAGAAGGAGCCAGTCACAAGTCCCCGAGAGGGTTAGGGACTACCATCTAGGGTTGAGCAGTGGTCCACGGCAGCAAAGGATTGATACCGGCCCATGGACTGTCAAGGGGAGGACATCAAGAGAGCTTCTAGGGAGGGCATGGGCGAAGGCGTGCCATGCTGTCGGTATTCCCGGCCGGAAAGTCGATGACCCATACTTTAAAGCTGCGATCGTGGAGACCCAGAAACAAG GTGTTGGAATCAAAATACCATCAGGGAGGGAGATagatggaaaatatttggatgAGAATGTGAAGGAGATAGAGAAAGAGATAGAGAAGTGGAAGAACGAGTGGGATGAATGTGGAGTCACGATCATGTGTGATTCGTGGACGGGGCCTATGCGTAACTCGGTCATTAATTTCTTGGTGTATAGCGGTGGCACCATGTATTTCTTGAAGTCCATCAATGCGTCCGACAAAATACAGAACCATCAATACTTGTTGAAG GAGATACGAGCAGTGGTCATGAAAGTGGAGCCTCACAATGTGATTCAGCTTGTCACGGATAATGGTTCGAACTACAAAAAAGCCTGCAAAATTATCTGTCATGAGTTCCCTACcattgcatggcagccttgcctTGCCCATACCATCAACCTTATGCTGAAGGACATAGGGAAGTGGCCGGAGCATGATGCTTGTATTCGAAGCGCGCAACGAATTTGCAGCTGGCTCTAA